One genomic window of Caenorhabditis elegans chromosome I includes the following:
- the F46A8.5 gene encoding Galectin (Confirmed by transcript evidence): MRLLHVLLLFTFLVVASGFVLGTGGGGFSSSSEEYRHRPRGGRGPRYDDGSSEDYSGGHHRPPRPPRPPRPTPRPVENMETINGPFGSNSRIPIPGGYWDTGKVLRFYGVPGQGRWSINLAQGIVWLFRFASQPDLGRVVRTRHQNGQFLQGDTYGGNPFPAGANFNVTMINQPSAIEIHVNQVFFTNYNHRTGNPSRDYQFIDIIENVIISKIEITR, translated from the exons ATGAGGCTTTTACATGTTCTTCTGCTATTCACCTTTTTGGTAGTGGCTTCTGGATTTGTACTCGGAACCGGTGGTGGAGGATTCTCCAGTTCCTCTGAAGAATATCGACATAGGCCACGTGGTGGGCGAGGGCCTAGGTACGACGATGGTTCCTCCGAAGATTACAGTGGAGGGCATCATAGACCACCAAGGCCTCCAAGGCCACCAAGGCCAACACCTAGGCCAGTAGAAAACATGGAGACTATTAATGGACCGTTTGGAAGCAATTCACGTATACCAATTCCTGGAGGATATTGGGATACAGGCAAGGTCCTCCGATTCTATGGTGTTCCTGGACAAGGAAGATGGTCCATTAACCTGGCCCAAGGAATCGTGTGGCTGTTTCGTTTTGCGTCACAGCCTGATCTGGGCCGT GTTGTCCGAACCCGTCATCAAAATGGACAGTTCCTCCAGGGTGACACATATGGTGGAAACCCATTTCCTGCGGGTGCCAATTTCAATGTGACTATGATCAATCAACCATCGGCTATTGAGATTCATGTCAATCAGGTTTTCTTCACAAACTATAATCATCGAACTGGCAATCCATCGAGAGACTATCAATTCATCGATATCATCGAAAATGTCATTatctcgaaaattgaaattactaGATAA
- the F46A8.8 gene encoding Galectin (Confirmed by transcript evidence) produces MRLLHVLLLLTFLVLVSGYFSDNGDKKVKKIKIVHYDSTSSSSSEEHRHRPRGGKGPRFDDGSFEDYSGRRGGGRHRPPRPPRPPRPVPTPKPVENMETLNGPFGPDVRYPIPGGYWDTGKVLRFYGVPGQGRWSINLDQAKTWLFHFASQPDLGHVVRTREQNGQFQTPDTYGGNPFPAGANFNVTMVNQPTHIEIHVNQVFFTNYNHRTGNPSRDYQHVVFSGNVIISKIEITR; encoded by the exons ATGAGGCTTTTACATGTTCTTCTACTCCTCACCTTTCTGGTGCTAGTTTCTGGATATTTTTCTGATAACGGCGataaaaaagttaagaaaataaaaatagtccACTATGATTCAACATCCTCCAGTTCCTCTGAAGAACATCGTCATAGGCCACGTGGAGGAAAAGGGCCTAGGTTCGACGATGGTTCCTTCGAGGATTACAGTGGGCGACGTGGTGGTGGGCGGCATAGGCCACCGAGGCCTCCAAGGCCTCCAAGGCCCGTACCAACACCTAAGCCAGTAGAAAATATGGAAACTCTTAATGGGCCGTTTGGGCCCGATGTACGTTATCCGATTCCTGGAGGATATTGGGATACAGGCAAGGTCCTCCGATTTTATGGTGTTCCTGGACAAGGTAGATGGTCCATTAACTTGGATCAAGCAAAGACGTGGCTGTTTCATTTCGCGTCACAGCCTGATCTGGGCCAT GTTGTCCGAACCCGTGAGCAAAATGGGCAATTTCAAACCCCTGACACATATGGTGGAAACCCATTTCCTGCTGGTGCCAATTTCAATGTTACTATGGTCAATCAGCCAACGCATATTGAGATTCATGTCAATCAGGTTTTCTTCACAAACTATAATCATCGAACTGGCAATCCATCGAGAGACTATCAACACGTCGTTTTCTCCGGAAATGTCATTatctcgaaaattgaaattactaGATAA
- the nfya-2 gene encoding Nuclear transcription factor Y subunit nfya-2 (Confirmed by transcript evidence), with protein sequence MNPRGNPSKMPTQIVLNRRPAAPARPQTTFTSLSQYHMYNTASTSSAPPPPPNQNFGQIREAIRTTQPTTVQLPPDCKLVEYTWQENGESRTVLIPMSNDSTEDDVRSALPQSVLESINQHQNQLRQGNAQAVHYYQKHQNPISHEKPIMVNPRQYKRIIKRREMRQKMEDSGRLPLERQKYMHESRRQHALKRRRTGGRFDANAEAAAASSEPSISSAAPSPPKAPRAPTTYAMIRPATSHPPVNIPKAPAMTYRPVQEEKKSIERISKAQMFTIPKRQQ encoded by the exons AT gaatccaCGTGGAAATCCGTCGAAAATGCCGACTCAAATTGTGTTAAACAGACGTCCAGCAGCACCAGCAAGACCTCAAACA acattcacCTCACTGTCCCAATATCACATGTACAATACGGCGAGCACATCATCGGctccaccgccaccaccaaATC aaaatttcggtCAAATTCGAGAAGCTATCCGAACAACTCAGCCGACAACTGTTCAACTTCCGCCGGACTGcaaa CTCGTCGAATACACGTGGCAAGAGAACGGTGAATCTCGAACGGTTTTAATTCCAATGTCGAATGATTCTACGGAAGATGACGTCAga tcagcaCTTCCCCAATCGGTTCTAGAATCGATAAATCAGCATCAAAATCAGCTTAGACAGGGAAATG ctcaagCAGTTCATTACTATCAGAAGCATCAGAATCCAATTTCACATGAAAAACCGATTATGGTGAACCCAAGACAGTACAAAAGAATCATAAAGCGCCGAGAAATGCGCCAGAAAATGGAAGATTCTGGACGTTTGCCCCTTGAACGACAGAAATATATGCATGAAAGTCGACGGCAACACGCGTTGAAACGAAGAAGAACCGGCGGAAGATTTGATGCGAATg ctgaagcagcagcagcatcCTCGGAACCATCCATCTCGTCGGCGGCTCCATCACCACCGAAAGCACCGAGAGCCCCAACTACCTATGCGATGATCAG acccGCCACGTCACACCCACCAGTTAACATTCCAAAAGCGCCAGCCATGACCTACCGTCCAGTCcaagaagagaaaaaatctATAGAGAGAATCTCGAAAGCTCAGATGTTCACAATTCCAAAGAGACAACAATAA
- the Y53H1A.7 gene encoding Ubiquitin-like domain-containing protein (Confirmed by transcript evidence), whose amino-acid sequence MARVTVTIKDCGSHTDTVIEVKRHFEEPKEEKFTLVDNKLIRLTDGMPKQYQEKKNNVETTKGDWLGHVAWVDTSDRAALPRTVTCNCHPHYGQLGPKLHTPTLCIYFDFLYYSKPRSGTLVCL is encoded by the exons ATGGCCAGAGTAACTGTAACCATAAAGGACTGTGGCAGCCACACTGACACTGTGATAGAAGTTAAACGACACTTCGAAGAGCCGAAAGAGGAAAAGTTTACACTCGTGGATAACAAACTGATTAGGCTCACTGATGGCATGCCAAAGCAGTACCAGGAGAAGAAGAACAACGTTGAAACCACTAAG GGAGATTGGCTCGGTCACGTGGCCTGGGTGGACACTAGCGACAGAGCGGCGTTGCCGCGGACCGTGACCTGCAACTGCCACCCACACTACGGACAACTCGGGCCGAAACTGCACACCCCAACATTATGcatatattttgattttctttattATTCCAAACCAAGATCCGGGACTCTTGTGTGTTTATAG
- the F46A8.7 gene encoding uncharacterized protein (Partially confirmed by transcript evidence) → MQKHFDCVLKHLLSRCCARRRESSFRPAPAGKVFLD, encoded by the coding sequence ATGCAAAAACACTTTGATTGTGTGCTAAAGCATTTATTGAGTCGTTGCTGTGCCAGACGACGAGAGTCTTCCTTTCGTCCGGCGCCAGCAGGCAAGGTCTTTCTCGACTGA
- the Y53H1A.2 gene encoding C2H2-type domain-containing protein (Confirmed by transcript evidence) encodes MTERKQDFSCPNYMLFGDDFNLQSGIEDISCSSNYTSDEDGPKVLTTMRNMFAEQKTDEYELVYDNNSQNVPQNCSPKNQYSPPQSVQQAHYSNLSHFHPRNPEFSQEIVENRVISPKSEHPEEIEDHEDDEDGQSEMKHNCPECPKKYTSERRLKHHIVVHRNPDAYKCQKCGYCYQSPDSLRRHWKKTPNCDEFPPKINVKTEILDPDS; translated from the exons atgacaGAAAGAAAACAGGATTTTTCCTGTCCAAACTACATGCTTTTCGGCGATGACTTCAATTTACAAAGTGGAATAGAG gatatTTCCTGTTCCTCAAACTACACATCAGACGAAGATGGACCAAAAGTGCTCACTACAATGAGAAATATGTTTGCGGAGCAGAAAACCGACGAATATGAGCTGGTCTACGACAATAATTCGCAAAATGTGCCTCAAAATTGTtcaccgaaaaatcaatattcgcCCCCGCAATCTGTGCAACAAGCTCATTATTCGAATTTATCACATTTTCATCCTAgaaatccagaattttcacAAGAAATCGTGGAAAATCGAGtaatttctccaaaatctGAGCATCCGGAAGAAATAGAGGATCACGAAGATGATGAGGATGGCCAAAGTGAAATG aagcacAATTGCCCGGAATGCCCGAAAAAGTACACATCGGAACGACGTCTCAAGCATCATATCGTTGTACACCGCAATCCGGACGCCtataaatgtcaaaaatgtgGATATTGCTATCAGAGCCCAGATAGTCTCCGGAGACACTGGAAG aaaaCTCCGAATTGTGACGAGTTTCCGCCGAAGATTAATGTGAAAACAGAGATTTTGGACCCGGattcatga
- the rsy-1 gene encoding Arginine/serine-rich protein PNISR (Confirmed by transcript evidence) has product MEDWTNYHQAQPAESVDWAQLAQQWMAMRDTDDRRAGNSHDFAQNHQLPWHQPRHPGPPAHQDWGDWSANRDEQWRGPPGPSGPSGPPVYHNQGPPRGYPPPPPQGADTWRGAPPPAHHGHFGPPGHHFQGPPQHFPPGPPRPHFPGPPGPHRPPEHYPGPPRPQAPAAPPPKSLFPSAQKPKPLFAAASSAPSFFGAPQRPPPQLHFFQESPSVQHDFQQPDFQPDFQPENYQNSPEPPAQAGPKGVPPPAPLMASGPTNPYAMNKEARKKLPAWILEGLEKAEREKQKQWEKEEKLKKAEEEKARRRAEAGKSKFDSSSDEESPENEKFPVGNGKSEYQEDDNDSEDDLEERREQFIRCVKTLMMNVLLESSNDVIMRIIQEELREHEKLQFERKKLATAPKIIGNSSALAALAAFGDGEDSDNSSDDGVGDDMEPRQESSGSAELNGASGAAEAGTPEAGGGEFKAPIQKTAIIKNRKNRRRKRRENER; this is encoded by the exons ATGGAAGATTGGACCAACTATCATCAGGCACAGCCGGCGGAAAGTG TCGACTGGGCCCAGCTGGCCCAACAATGGATGGCGATGCGCGACACAGACGATCGTCGAGCCGGAAATTCACACGATTTCGCTCAAAATCATCAGCTCCCGTGGCATCAGCCACGTCATCCGGGCCCTCCGGCTCATCAGGATTGGGGCGATTGGTCCGCGAATCGGGACGAGCAGTGGAGAGGGCCGCCTGGGCCTTCTGGGCCGTCCGGGCCCCCCGTATATCATAATCAAGGCCCGCCTCGTGGAtatccaccaccaccgccacaGGGAGCAGACACGTGGCGTGGAGCTCCTCCACCAGCTCACCACGGACACTTTGGACCGCCTGGACATCATTTCCAAGGCCCACCACAACATTTTCCGCCAGGGCCACCAAGGCCGCACTTTCCAGGCCCCCCAGGCCCACATAGACCTCCAGAGCACTACCCAGGGCCTCCAAGACCTCAGGCTCCAGCGGCACCACCACCGAAAAGCCTATTCCCGTCGGCCCAAAAGCCTAAGCCACTTTTTGCGGCGGCTTCAAGTGCTCCAAGCTTCTTCGGAGCACCTCAACGTCCACCACCGCAGCTGCACTTTTTCCAGGAGAGCCCCTCGGTCCAGCACGATTTTCAGCAGCCCGATTTCCAGCCCGATTTCCAGCCcgaaaactaccaaaattccCCGGAACCCCCGGCCCAAGCTGGCCCGAAAGGTGTGCCTCCACCGGCTCCACTAATGGCTTCAGGGCCCACAAACCCGTATGCAATGAACAAAGAGGCCCGGAAAAAACTGCCGGCCTGGATCCTGGAAGGCCTTGAAAAGGCCGAACGGGAGAAGCAAAAGCAGTgggaaaaagaggaaaagctGAAGAAAgcggaagaagaaaaagccCGGCGAAGAGCCGAAGCTGGAAAGAGCAAATTTGACTCTTCGTCGGATGAAGAGAGCccggaaaatgagaaatttccTGTTGGTAatggaaaatctgaatatcAGGAAGATGATAATGATTCGGAAGACGATTTGGAGGAGAGACGAGAGCAATTT atacgCTGTGTGAAAACTCTAATGATGAACGTGCTCCTCGAGTCTTCGAATGACGTCATCATGCGTATAATACAAGAAGAGCTCCGTGAGCacgaaaaacttcaatttgaacggaaaaaattggcaactGCGCCGAAAATCATCGGCAACAGCTCAGCGTTGGCGGCTCTCGCGGCTTTTG gagACGGTGAGGATAGTGACAACAGCAGTGACGATGGAGTTGGCGACGACATGGAGCCACGGCAGGAGAGCAGTGGCTCGGCGGAGCTAAATGGAGCATCAGGGGCAGCAGAAGCAGGAACACCAGAAGCTGGTGGTGGAGAGTTCAAGGCTCCC attcaaaaaaCGGCGAtaataaaaaatcggaaaaatcgtCGTCGGAAAAGAAGAGAGAACGAGAGATGA
- the nfya-2 gene encoding Nuclear transcription factor Y subunit nfya-2 (Confirmed by transcript evidence) — translation MVNPRQYKRIIKRREMRQKMEDSGRLPLERQKYMHESRRQHALKRRRTGGRFDANAEAAAASSEPSISSAAPSPPKAPRAPTTYAMIRPATSHPPVNIPKAPAMTYRPVQEEKKSIERISKAQMFTIPKRQQ, via the exons ATGGTGAACCCAAGACAGTACAAAAGAATCATAAAGCGCCGAGAAATGCGCCAGAAAATGGAAGATTCTGGACGTTTGCCCCTTGAACGACAGAAATATATGCATGAAAGTCGACGGCAACACGCGTTGAAACGAAGAAGAACCGGCGGAAGATTTGATGCGAATg ctgaagcagcagcagcatcCTCGGAACCATCCATCTCGTCGGCGGCTCCATCACCACCGAAAGCACCGAGAGCCCCAACTACCTATGCGATGATCAG acccGCCACGTCACACCCACCAGTTAACATTCCAAAAGCGCCAGCCATGACCTACCGTCCAGTCcaagaagagaaaaaatctATAGAGAGAATCTCGAAAGCTCAGATGTTCACAATTCCAAAGAGACAACAATAA
- the nfya-2 gene encoding Nuclear transcription factor Y subunit nfya-2 (Confirmed by transcript evidence), translating into MPTQIVLNRRPAAPARPQTTFTSLSQYHMYNTASTSSAPPPPPNQNFGQIREAIRTTQPTTVQLPPDCKLVEYTWQENGESRTVLIPMSNDSTEDDVRSALPQSVLESINQHQNQLRQGNAQAVHYYQKHQNPISHEKPIMVNPRQYKRIIKRREMRQKMEDSGRLPLERQKYMHESRRQHALKRRRTGGRFDANAEAAAASSEPSISSAAPSPPKAPRAPTTYAMIRPATSHPPVNIPKAPAMTYRPVQEEKKSIERISKAQMFTIPKRQQ; encoded by the exons ATGCCGACTCAAATTGTGTTAAACAGACGTCCAGCAGCACCAGCAAGACCTCAAACA acattcacCTCACTGTCCCAATATCACATGTACAATACGGCGAGCACATCATCGGctccaccgccaccaccaaATC aaaatttcggtCAAATTCGAGAAGCTATCCGAACAACTCAGCCGACAACTGTTCAACTTCCGCCGGACTGcaaa CTCGTCGAATACACGTGGCAAGAGAACGGTGAATCTCGAACGGTTTTAATTCCAATGTCGAATGATTCTACGGAAGATGACGTCAga tcagcaCTTCCCCAATCGGTTCTAGAATCGATAAATCAGCATCAAAATCAGCTTAGACAGGGAAATG ctcaagCAGTTCATTACTATCAGAAGCATCAGAATCCAATTTCACATGAAAAACCGATTATGGTGAACCCAAGACAGTACAAAAGAATCATAAAGCGCCGAGAAATGCGCCAGAAAATGGAAGATTCTGGACGTTTGCCCCTTGAACGACAGAAATATATGCATGAAAGTCGACGGCAACACGCGTTGAAACGAAGAAGAACCGGCGGAAGATTTGATGCGAATg ctgaagcagcagcagcatcCTCGGAACCATCCATCTCGTCGGCGGCTCCATCACCACCGAAAGCACCGAGAGCCCCAACTACCTATGCGATGATCAG acccGCCACGTCACACCCACCAGTTAACATTCCAAAAGCGCCAGCCATGACCTACCGTCCAGTCcaagaagagaaaaaatctATAGAGAGAATCTCGAAAGCTCAGATGTTCACAATTCCAAAGAGACAACAATAA
- the rsy-1 gene encoding Arginine/serine-rich protein PNISR (Confirmed by transcript evidence) encodes MEDWTNYHQAQPAESVDWAQLAQQWMAMRDTDDRRAGNSHDFAQNHQLPWHQPRHPGPPAHQDWGDWSANRDEQWRGPPGPSGPSGPPVYHNQGPPRGYPPPPPQGADTWRGAPPPAHHGHFGPPGHHFQGPPQHFPPGPPRPHFPGPPGPHRPPEHYPGPPRPQAPAAPPPKSLFPSAQKPKPLFAAASSAPSFFGAPQRPPPQLHFFQESPSVQHDFQQPDFQPDFQPENYQNSPEPPAQAGPKGVPPPAPLMASGPTNPYAMNKEARKKLPAWILEGLEKAEREKQKQWEKEEKLKKAEEEKARRRAEAGKSKFDSSSDEESPENEKFPVGNGKSEYQEDDNDSEDDLEERREQFIRCVKTLMMNVLLESSNDVIMRIIQEELREHEKLQFERKKLATAPKIIGNSSALAALAAFGDGEDSDNSSDDGVGDDMEPRQESSGSAELNGASGAAEAGTPEAGGGEFKAPVGIPRKFSVKTDDVKPSVNDDGEGVDDLHVPDSKNGDNKKSEKSSSEKKREREMRDDEKERKSSKKSKKRSKSREKEQSSSRHNHRSRSRSSERDRRRKRSRSSERRRDRGDRDRHSRR; translated from the exons ATGGAAGATTGGACCAACTATCATCAGGCACAGCCGGCGGAAAGTG TCGACTGGGCCCAGCTGGCCCAACAATGGATGGCGATGCGCGACACAGACGATCGTCGAGCCGGAAATTCACACGATTTCGCTCAAAATCATCAGCTCCCGTGGCATCAGCCACGTCATCCGGGCCCTCCGGCTCATCAGGATTGGGGCGATTGGTCCGCGAATCGGGACGAGCAGTGGAGAGGGCCGCCTGGGCCTTCTGGGCCGTCCGGGCCCCCCGTATATCATAATCAAGGCCCGCCTCGTGGAtatccaccaccaccgccacaGGGAGCAGACACGTGGCGTGGAGCTCCTCCACCAGCTCACCACGGACACTTTGGACCGCCTGGACATCATTTCCAAGGCCCACCACAACATTTTCCGCCAGGGCCACCAAGGCCGCACTTTCCAGGCCCCCCAGGCCCACATAGACCTCCAGAGCACTACCCAGGGCCTCCAAGACCTCAGGCTCCAGCGGCACCACCACCGAAAAGCCTATTCCCGTCGGCCCAAAAGCCTAAGCCACTTTTTGCGGCGGCTTCAAGTGCTCCAAGCTTCTTCGGAGCACCTCAACGTCCACCACCGCAGCTGCACTTTTTCCAGGAGAGCCCCTCGGTCCAGCACGATTTTCAGCAGCCCGATTTCCAGCCCGATTTCCAGCCcgaaaactaccaaaattccCCGGAACCCCCGGCCCAAGCTGGCCCGAAAGGTGTGCCTCCACCGGCTCCACTAATGGCTTCAGGGCCCACAAACCCGTATGCAATGAACAAAGAGGCCCGGAAAAAACTGCCGGCCTGGATCCTGGAAGGCCTTGAAAAGGCCGAACGGGAGAAGCAAAAGCAGTgggaaaaagaggaaaagctGAAGAAAgcggaagaagaaaaagccCGGCGAAGAGCCGAAGCTGGAAAGAGCAAATTTGACTCTTCGTCGGATGAAGAGAGCccggaaaatgagaaatttccTGTTGGTAatggaaaatctgaatatcAGGAAGATGATAATGATTCGGAAGACGATTTGGAGGAGAGACGAGAGCAATTT atacgCTGTGTGAAAACTCTAATGATGAACGTGCTCCTCGAGTCTTCGAATGACGTCATCATGCGTATAATACAAGAAGAGCTCCGTGAGCacgaaaaacttcaatttgaacggaaaaaattggcaactGCGCCGAAAATCATCGGCAACAGCTCAGCGTTGGCGGCTCTCGCGGCTTTTG gagACGGTGAGGATAGTGACAACAGCAGTGACGATGGAGTTGGCGACGACATGGAGCCACGGCAGGAGAGCAGTGGCTCGGCGGAGCTAAATGGAGCATCAGGGGCAGCAGAAGCAGGAACACCAGAAGCTGGTGGTGGAGAGTTCAAGGCTCCCGTGGGTATCCCTCGAAAGTTTAGTGTTAAGACAGATGATGTCAAACCATCAGTTAATGATGATGGTGAAGGTGTTGATGATTTACACGTTCCAG attcaaaaaaCGGCGAtaataaaaaatcggaaaaatcgtCGTCGGAAAAGAAGAGAGAACGAGAGATGAGAGACGATGAGAAGGAGAGAAAATCGagtaaaaagagcaaaaaacgATCGAAAAGTCGTGAAAAAGAGCAATCTTCATCACGACATAATCACCGATCGAGAAGCCGATCTTCGGAACGGGATCGCCGTCGAAAACGGTCGAGAAGTTCGGAACGTCGGAGGGATCGGGGGGACAGGGATCGGCATAGTCGacgttga
- the Y53H1A.2 gene encoding C2H2-type domain-containing protein (Confirmed by transcript evidence) gives MATMTERKQDFSCPNYMLFGDDFNLQSGIEDISCSSNYTSDEDGPKVLTTMRNMFAEQKTDEYELVYDNNSQNVPQNCSPKNQYSPPQSVQQAHYSNLSHFHPRNPEFSQEIVENRVISPKSEHPEEIEDHEDDEDGQSEMKHNCPECPKKYTSERRLKHHIVVHRNPDAYKCQKCGYCYQSPDSLRRHWKKTPNCDEFPPKINVKTEILDPDS, from the exons atggCTACG atgacaGAAAGAAAACAGGATTTTTCCTGTCCAAACTACATGCTTTTCGGCGATGACTTCAATTTACAAAGTGGAATAGAG gatatTTCCTGTTCCTCAAACTACACATCAGACGAAGATGGACCAAAAGTGCTCACTACAATGAGAAATATGTTTGCGGAGCAGAAAACCGACGAATATGAGCTGGTCTACGACAATAATTCGCAAAATGTGCCTCAAAATTGTtcaccgaaaaatcaatattcgcCCCCGCAATCTGTGCAACAAGCTCATTATTCGAATTTATCACATTTTCATCCTAgaaatccagaattttcacAAGAAATCGTGGAAAATCGAGtaatttctccaaaatctGAGCATCCGGAAGAAATAGAGGATCACGAAGATGATGAGGATGGCCAAAGTGAAATG aagcacAATTGCCCGGAATGCCCGAAAAAGTACACATCGGAACGACGTCTCAAGCATCATATCGTTGTACACCGCAATCCGGACGCCtataaatgtcaaaaatgtgGATATTGCTATCAGAGCCCAGATAGTCTCCGGAGACACTGGAAG aaaaCTCCGAATTGTGACGAGTTTCCGCCGAAGATTAATGTGAAAACAGAGATTTTGGACCCGGattcatga
- the clec-100 gene encoding C-type lectin domain-containing protein (Partially confirmed by transcript evidence), translated as MFLILFLVFITTSAIDFDDSSCDSSSEEHGGGRPARPGTCGQHWHTFKRPQGTWCVRVVTGDVDYYRGLAECAKYGAVLSGIQNNQEREWIANKAVSLNVAAGKTHSGVWLGAQRTSATAFRWTDGHTTGTEAMVFGPGQPDNDHGAGRGPQRCLQLMALTPSYWNIPGHLINLKSGQLDDIWCNVTLSPRVRMYLCGKKA; from the exons ATGTTCCTGattctttttctcgttttcataACCACTTCAGCTATAGATTTTGATGATTCCTCATGTGACTCCTCGTCAGAAGAGCATGGAGGTGGGCGTCCGGCTCGACCGGGCACCTGTGGACAGCACTGGCATACTTTCAAGAGACCACAGGGGACATGGTGTGTTAGA GTGGTCACCGGCGATGTAGACTACTACCGGGGTCTTGCTGAATGCGCAAAGTACGGAGCAGTCCTGTCCGGAATTCAAAACAATCAAGAACGAGAATGGATTGCAAACAAGGCCGTTAGCTTGAACGTAGCCGCTGGTAAAACTCACTCAGGAGTCTGGCTTGGTGCTCAGCGAACCTCTGCGACGGCGTTCCGATGGACAGACGGGCATACCACTGGGACTGAAGCTATGGTATTCGGGCCTGGACAACCGGATAATGATCATGGAGCTGGAAGAGG ACCTCAACGCTGCCTGCAGCTTATGGCCTTGACACCGTCCTACTGGAACATTCCGGGTCACCTGATAAATCTGAAGAGTGGACAGCTTGACGATATTTGGTGTAATGTGACTTTGAGCCCGCGAGTCAGAATGTACTTGTGCGGGAAAAAAGCTtga
- the F46A8.4 gene encoding Galectin (Partially confirmed by transcript evidence), with protein sequence MRLLHVLLLFTSLVVVSGILFDNGGRSHGFGSSSSDSSEDYSGRRGGGRHRPPRPPRPPRPSRPVSTPKPRGDWITINGPFTTTLPIPGGYWDTGKIMRIYGIPGSGRWTINLVKSKTWVFHFASEPTKGLVARTRFTNGAWEVGETYGGNPFRAGAQFNVTMVNQPTHIEIHVNGVYFVNFKHRVPNPSRDYQGIDFHFRLFLSRKLSFHDNLNKELCCI encoded by the exons ATGAGGCTTTTACATGTTCTTCTGCTATTCACCTCTTTGGTAGtggtttctggaattttatttgaCAATGGTGGAAGATCCCATGGCTTTGGATCCTCCTCCTCTGATTCTTCCGAAGATTACAGTGGACGACGTGGTGGAGGGCGGCATAGGCCCCCAAGACCTCCACGGCCTCCACGGCCTTCAAGGCCCGTATCAACCCCTAAGCCAAGAGGCGACTGGATAACAATCAATGGACCTTTCACAACCACTCTACCTATTCCTGGAGGATATTGGGATACTGGGAAGATCATGCGAATATACGGTATTCCTGGAAGCGGAAGATGGACCATCAATCTGGTCAAATCAAAAACTTGGGTGTTCCATTTCGCGTCAGAACCTACCAAGGGACTT GTAGCCAGAACCCGATTTACGAATGGAGCGTGGGAAGTCGGAGAGACATATGGTGGAAACCCATTTCGAGCTGGTGCCCAGTTTAATGTTACTATGGTCAATCAGCCAACACATATCGAGATTCATGTCAATGGTGTATactttgtaaatttcaaacatcGAGTTCCCAATCCATCCAGAGACTATCAAGGAATTGATTTCCATTTTCGTTTGTTTCTATCTCGAAAGTTGAGTTTTCACGATAATTTGAATAAAGAATTGTGTTGCATTTGA